In the genome of Microbacterium saperdae, one region contains:
- a CDS encoding UDP-N-acetylmuramoyl-tripeptide--D-alanyl-D-alanine ligase — MIALSLAEIAATVGGELRLAGSDSAETVVDGVVDTDSRVMTPGSIFVAKPGAETDGHRFVGAAVAAGAALAIVEHPVDEDITQIVVADVITALADLAREVVARVRAEGDLRIVGITGSNGKTTTKNFLARILADEGETVAPINSYNNEVGAPVTMLRVTRSTRFLVSEFGAAAPGSIARLAGLVEPDIAVVLMVGMAHAGGFGGIEETAKAKSELVSAAKADGTAVLGIDDSRVAAMRDLAQSRGMRVVGFGQGPAADVRAQDIEVTAAGTRCVIEADGERIPLHLRVLGAHHITNALAAIAAARALGVATADAIARLETVEIAERWRMQPMGSDRVRIINDAYNASPDSMAAALRTLAQITGPEERTVAVLGAMTELGESAGEEHDRIGLLAVRLNIQRIVVVGPEARRLYLSAVGEGSWDSEAVHLPDQDAAFEYLRTELRDGDRVLVKSSNSVGLRHLGDRLGELFS; from the coding sequence ATGATCGCCCTGTCGCTTGCTGAGATCGCCGCTACTGTCGGCGGTGAACTGCGCCTCGCCGGAAGCGATTCCGCCGAGACCGTCGTTGACGGCGTCGTCGACACCGATTCCCGCGTGATGACTCCCGGATCGATCTTCGTGGCCAAGCCGGGAGCCGAGACAGACGGGCATCGATTCGTCGGCGCGGCTGTCGCGGCGGGAGCGGCTCTGGCGATCGTCGAGCACCCGGTGGACGAGGACATCACTCAGATCGTGGTCGCTGACGTGATCACGGCGCTGGCCGACCTGGCGCGGGAGGTCGTCGCGCGCGTGCGTGCCGAGGGCGACCTGCGCATCGTGGGCATCACCGGCTCGAACGGCAAGACCACCACCAAGAACTTCCTCGCCCGCATCCTCGCCGACGAAGGGGAGACGGTCGCCCCGATCAACTCCTACAACAACGAGGTCGGTGCTCCGGTCACCATGCTGCGTGTCACGCGGAGCACCCGCTTCCTCGTGAGCGAGTTCGGCGCGGCGGCTCCGGGGAGCATCGCCCGGCTGGCCGGCCTGGTCGAGCCCGACATCGCCGTCGTGCTGATGGTCGGGATGGCGCATGCCGGCGGTTTCGGCGGTATCGAGGAGACAGCCAAGGCCAAGTCGGAGCTCGTCTCCGCGGCGAAGGCCGACGGCACCGCCGTGCTCGGCATCGACGACTCGCGCGTCGCCGCGATGCGCGATCTCGCGCAGTCGCGTGGCATGCGCGTCGTGGGGTTCGGGCAGGGTCCTGCGGCAGATGTGCGCGCGCAGGACATCGAGGTCACCGCAGCAGGAACCCGCTGCGTCATCGAGGCTGACGGCGAGCGGATCCCCCTGCACCTGCGCGTGCTCGGCGCCCACCACATCACCAACGCCCTCGCAGCCATCGCCGCGGCCCGGGCGCTCGGTGTCGCGACCGCGGACGCGATCGCGCGTCTGGAGACGGTCGAGATCGCCGAACGCTGGCGCATGCAGCCGATGGGCAGCGATCGCGTGCGCATCATCAACGACGCGTACAACGCCAGCCCCGACTCGATGGCCGCGGCGCTGCGGACCCTCGCTCAGATCACCGGGCCGGAGGAGCGGACCGTCGCGGTCCTGGGCGCCATGACCGAACTGGGCGAGAGCGCAGGGGAGGAGCACGACCGCATCGGGCTGCTCGCCGTGCGGCTGAACATCCAGCGCATCGTGGTGGTCGGTCCCGAAGCGCGCCGACTCTATCTCTCCGCCGTCGGCGAAGGCTCCTGGGACAGTGAAGCCGTCCATCTGCCCGACCAGGACGCCGCGTTCGAGTACCTCCGCACGGAACTCCGTGACGGTGATCGCGTGCTCGTCAAGTCATCCAATTCCGTGGGCCTCCGGCATCTCGGCGATCGTCTGGGAGAATTGTTCTCGTGA
- a CDS encoding peptidoglycan D,D-transpeptidase FtsI family protein produces MTTRATRGPRRRTVVALAVILSVLAVFVVRLVDIQVVSADEHVNDSLKHIGKGDSISGQRGTIVDASGTVLASSVMVYDAELSPLVITELEKKEPKVPWDEAADKIAAVTGQTGDEVRALVANALAENAESQYVQLKKSLTTDQYIELRDLKLAYLHMTARETRVYPNGAVAGNIVGFLDGSGKAQAGIEKMEQSCLAPVNGEESYRIGKDGVVIPGSERTVNAVDGGTVQLTINSDLNWYLQQMITEEAQKQGAKGGTVTVVEVKTGKIRAAAEWPALDPNDLGSMTADDWGSEIFHHDFEPGSTFKAITAAAAMEGAGLTPLSTVSASSREKFPNGAVINDAFSHAAYNYTLAGALIDSSNVALSKFGTTVSPDVRYDYLQRFGVGKDTIGFPTEVSGTLHPVSEWDNQSLYTTTFGQFFTVTAAQVAGAYQAIANGGEKIDLSLIESCTKPDGTVVAADAPKHEQIVTEQTAADLTRMLENVAVQGGNAERIQVPGYRVTSKTGTAQVPDGKGGYKAGVYYTSMVGFAPVDDPQYVVVVTLDEPTKVVSSAATASAFQKAMTQVMKTYRVMPSSVPMDELLPKFE; encoded by the coding sequence ATGACGACACGAGCCACCCGCGGACCGCGGCGACGGACCGTCGTCGCCCTCGCCGTGATCCTCTCGGTCCTCGCCGTGTTCGTCGTGCGTCTCGTCGATATCCAGGTCGTGAGCGCGGACGAGCACGTCAACGATTCCCTCAAGCACATCGGCAAGGGCGACAGCATCTCCGGGCAGCGGGGCACGATCGTCGATGCGAGCGGTACCGTGCTGGCTTCGAGCGTGATGGTCTACGACGCGGAGCTCAGCCCGCTCGTGATCACCGAGCTGGAGAAGAAGGAGCCGAAGGTCCCCTGGGACGAAGCCGCGGACAAGATCGCGGCGGTCACCGGGCAGACCGGCGACGAGGTGCGCGCGCTCGTCGCGAACGCCCTCGCAGAGAACGCCGAGAGCCAGTACGTGCAGCTGAAGAAGTCGCTCACGACGGATCAGTACATCGAACTGCGCGATCTGAAGCTCGCCTATCTGCATATGACGGCACGCGAGACCCGGGTGTATCCCAACGGGGCGGTCGCCGGGAACATCGTCGGATTCCTCGACGGCAGCGGCAAGGCGCAGGCGGGCATCGAGAAGATGGAGCAGTCCTGCCTCGCTCCCGTCAACGGCGAGGAGAGCTATCGCATCGGAAAGGACGGGGTCGTGATCCCCGGGAGCGAGCGCACCGTGAACGCGGTGGACGGCGGCACCGTTCAGCTGACCATCAACAGCGACCTGAACTGGTACCTGCAGCAGATGATCACCGAAGAAGCTCAGAAGCAGGGCGCCAAGGGCGGAACGGTCACGGTCGTCGAGGTCAAGACCGGAAAGATCCGTGCCGCAGCGGAGTGGCCGGCGCTCGACCCCAACGACCTCGGGTCGATGACGGCGGATGACTGGGGCAGCGAGATCTTCCACCACGACTTCGAGCCTGGATCGACCTTCAAGGCCATCACCGCGGCTGCAGCGATGGAGGGGGCCGGTCTCACGCCGCTCAGCACTGTGAGCGCCTCGTCTCGCGAGAAGTTCCCGAACGGCGCCGTGATCAACGACGCGTTCTCGCATGCGGCCTACAACTACACGCTCGCCGGTGCGCTGATCGACTCCTCGAACGTCGCTCTGTCGAAGTTCGGAACGACCGTCAGCCCCGACGTGCGCTACGACTACCTGCAGCGTTTCGGAGTCGGAAAGGACACGATCGGCTTCCCGACCGAGGTCTCCGGCACTCTGCATCCGGTGAGCGAATGGGACAACCAGTCGCTGTACACCACGACGTTCGGTCAGTTCTTCACGGTCACCGCCGCACAGGTCGCGGGGGCCTACCAGGCGATCGCCAACGGCGGCGAGAAGATCGACCTGTCGCTGATCGAATCCTGCACGAAGCCGGACGGCACCGTGGTGGCCGCTGACGCGCCGAAGCACGAGCAGATCGTGACGGAGCAGACCGCCGCCGACCTCACCCGCATGCTCGAGAACGTCGCAGTGCAGGGTGGCAACGCCGAGCGCATCCAGGTTCCTGGCTATCGCGTGACCAGCAAGACCGGTACCGCGCAGGTTCCGGATGGCAAGGGCGGATACAAGGCAGGCGTGTACTACACGAGCATGGTGGGCTTCGCGCCCGTCGACGATCCGCAGTACGTCGTCGTGGTCACTCTGGACGAGCCGACTAAGGTTGTATCGTCCGCGGCCACCGCATCCGCCTTCCAGAAGGCGATGACGCAGGTGATGAAGACCTATCGCGTGATGCCGTCCTCCGTGCCGATGGATGAGTTGCTGCCCAAGTTCGAATAG
- the murC gene encoding UDP-N-acetylmuramate--L-alanine ligase yields the protein MIRPDLSLPIPETITSAHFIGIGGSGMSGLAKMFLDAGIRVSGSDRADSANLQALAAAGATVHVGHDATHLGDADTVVHTGAIWPENPEFLLAKERGLHVIHRSQALYWLIGSRRLVSVAGAHGKTTSTGMIVTALRDLGLDPHFVNGGVIEQLGISSATGTGDLFVIEADESDGTFLLYDTAVALITNVDPDHLDHFGSEEAFHDAFVRFADAASEAVVISSDDAGALRVGAGLSHPNVLTFGQAADADMRVTDVVAHGPVAATITHGDDSVRMQLAVPGVHNAINAAGSVAVLRALGIGLVDAVRAVEGFAGTVRRLEQHGVERGVTVYDDYSHHPTEVRAALEAMRSISGPGRIIAIQQPHTYSRTQHMYQEFADVLEEFADHTVMLDVYGAREDPVPGVTGELVSGAFRDPAHVHFVADWQEAADYTATVARDGDFVITLGCGNVYQIIPQVLESLRQTVEA from the coding sequence ATGATCAGACCCGACCTCTCCCTCCCGATTCCCGAGACGATCACCTCCGCGCACTTCATCGGCATCGGCGGTTCCGGCATGAGCGGACTCGCCAAGATGTTCCTCGATGCCGGCATCCGCGTTTCCGGATCCGACCGTGCCGACAGCGCCAATCTCCAGGCGCTGGCCGCTGCCGGGGCGACCGTGCACGTGGGGCACGATGCCACGCATCTCGGCGACGCCGACACGGTCGTGCACACCGGAGCGATCTGGCCGGAGAACCCGGAGTTCCTTCTCGCCAAGGAGCGCGGGCTCCATGTCATCCACCGTTCGCAGGCGCTGTACTGGCTGATCGGCTCACGCCGCCTGGTGTCCGTCGCCGGCGCGCACGGAAAGACCACGTCGACGGGCATGATCGTCACGGCGTTGCGCGACCTCGGCCTCGACCCGCACTTCGTCAACGGGGGAGTGATCGAGCAGCTCGGCATCTCCAGCGCGACGGGCACGGGCGACCTCTTCGTGATCGAGGCCGACGAGTCGGACGGCACGTTCCTGCTGTACGACACCGCCGTGGCGCTCATCACGAACGTCGACCCCGACCACCTCGACCACTTCGGATCCGAGGAAGCGTTCCACGATGCCTTCGTGCGGTTCGCGGACGCGGCCAGCGAAGCTGTCGTGATCTCGAGCGACGACGCCGGCGCACTGCGCGTCGGCGCCGGCCTCTCGCACCCGAATGTACTCACCTTCGGCCAGGCGGCGGATGCCGATATGCGCGTGACGGATGTCGTCGCCCACGGGCCGGTGGCCGCGACCATCACCCACGGTGACGACAGCGTGCGCATGCAGCTCGCGGTGCCGGGAGTGCACAACGCGATCAATGCCGCAGGATCCGTCGCGGTGCTGCGCGCACTGGGGATCGGCCTGGTCGATGCGGTGCGCGCGGTGGAAGGATTCGCCGGCACGGTGCGCCGCCTCGAGCAGCATGGCGTCGAGCGCGGGGTCACCGTCTATGACGACTACTCGCATCACCCCACCGAAGTCCGTGCCGCGCTCGAGGCGATGCGCAGCATCTCGGGTCCAGGACGCATCATCGCGATCCAGCAGCCCCACACGTACTCGCGCACGCAGCACATGTACCAGGAGTTCGCCGATGTGCTCGAGGAGTTCGCCGATCACACGGTGATGCTCGACGTGTACGGCGCGCGTGAGGATCCGGTCCCGGGAGTCACCGGAGAGCTCGTGAGCGGCGCGTTCCGCGACCCCGCCCATGTGCACTTCGTCGCCGACTGGCAGGAGGCCGCGGACTACACCGCCACCGTCGCCCGCGACGGTGATTTCGTGATCACTCTCGGCTGCGGCAACGTCTACCAGATCATCCCGCAGGTGCTCGAGTCGTTGCGCCAGACCGTCGAGGCGTAG
- the murD gene encoding UDP-N-acetylmuramoyl-L-alanine--D-glutamate ligase codes for MSAERLQTLTSWHADWKGLRVAVLGLSMTGFSVADTLAELGADVLVLSESAEEEYARLLPIIGARLELGSLADIPEALVDFDPELVIASPGFSPTHPVIRWTQESDIALWGDIELAWRLRDKVVRDDGSPADWVLITGTNGKTTTTQLTATLLAAGGLRAAPCGNIGVPVLDAVRDPAGFDVLVVELSSHQLWYLGQSDAEGELFPHTSVCLNLADDHLVWHGSAQAYRDAKALVYRNTRVACVYNKADEATRRMVEDAEVVDGARAIGFDLGIPGPSDLGIVEGLLVDRAFLDDRSRSALELTTLADLDRVGLAAPHIVQNILAASALARSLGVEPEAIHSALQDFRLDAHRIQIIARHRGITWVDDSKATNPHAAASSLRAYPGAVWVVGGDLKGVDLSDLVADAGRTASAAVVIGVERVEVVTAFRRHAPGVPVFEVDAGDTGQVMNRVVEIAAGIVDGEGTVLLAPAAASFDQFSSYADRGRRFAEAVREWIDRGSDDDAGGPPSGI; via the coding sequence GTGTCGGCTGAGCGTCTGCAGACCCTGACCAGCTGGCATGCCGACTGGAAGGGCCTGCGCGTCGCGGTTCTCGGACTGTCGATGACCGGTTTCTCGGTCGCCGACACGCTGGCGGAACTCGGCGCCGACGTGCTGGTGCTGAGCGAATCGGCGGAGGAGGAATACGCCCGGTTGTTGCCGATCATCGGCGCCAGGCTCGAGCTGGGCTCGCTCGCCGACATCCCTGAGGCGCTTGTCGACTTCGACCCCGAACTCGTCATCGCCTCGCCCGGCTTCTCGCCGACGCATCCCGTGATCCGGTGGACGCAGGAGTCGGACATCGCGCTCTGGGGTGACATCGAGCTCGCCTGGCGTCTGCGTGACAAGGTCGTGCGCGATGACGGATCCCCGGCTGACTGGGTGCTGATCACCGGTACCAACGGCAAGACCACCACGACCCAGCTCACTGCCACGCTGCTCGCTGCAGGCGGGCTGCGGGCGGCGCCCTGCGGCAACATCGGCGTCCCGGTCCTCGATGCCGTGCGCGACCCCGCCGGTTTCGATGTGCTGGTCGTGGAGCTCTCCAGCCACCAGCTCTGGTACCTCGGGCAGTCAGACGCCGAGGGGGAGCTGTTCCCGCACACCTCGGTCTGCCTCAACCTCGCCGACGACCACCTGGTGTGGCACGGCAGCGCGCAGGCCTACCGCGATGCGAAGGCCCTGGTCTACCGCAACACCCGGGTCGCGTGCGTCTACAACAAGGCCGATGAGGCCACCCGTCGCATGGTGGAGGATGCGGAGGTCGTCGACGGCGCCCGTGCCATCGGCTTCGATCTGGGGATTCCCGGTCCCAGCGACCTCGGGATCGTGGAGGGGCTGCTGGTCGACCGCGCGTTCCTCGACGATCGGTCCCGCAGCGCGCTCGAACTGACCACGCTCGCCGACCTCGATCGGGTGGGCCTCGCCGCTCCGCACATCGTGCAGAACATCCTGGCGGCCAGTGCTCTGGCGCGGTCGCTCGGAGTGGAGCCGGAGGCGATCCACTCGGCCCTCCAGGACTTCCGTCTCGACGCGCACCGCATCCAGATCATCGCCCGGCATCGCGGCATCACCTGGGTCGATGACTCCAAGGCGACGAACCCGCATGCGGCGGCATCCTCGCTCCGCGCCTACCCGGGTGCCGTGTGGGTCGTCGGTGGCGATCTCAAGGGCGTGGACCTGTCGGATCTCGTCGCCGATGCCGGACGCACCGCGAGTGCCGCCGTCGTGATCGGCGTCGAGCGGGTCGAGGTCGTGACGGCGTTCCGACGACACGCGCCCGGGGTGCCGGTGTTCGAGGTCGATGCCGGTGACACTGGACAGGTCATGAATCGTGTCGTGGAGATCGCGGCCGGGATCGTCGACGGCGAGGGAACAGTTCTGCTGGCTCCCGCTGCGGCGTCCTTCGATCAGTTCTCCAGCTACGCGGATCGCGGCCGTCGCTTCGCCGAAGCGGTGCGAGAGTGGATCGACCGGGGGAGCGACGATGACGCAGGTGGCCCGCCCTCCGGGATCTGA
- the ftsW gene encoding putative lipid II flippase FtsW encodes MTQVARPPGSESGGLAARVSLGRRFVPVSSEFLMIASTALLLTLFGLVMVLSATSATAIGNGESPWSAALRQGIFALLGVPLMFLVSRLPIAFLKRMAWPALFGAVALQLLVFTPLGIADGGNRNWIQIAGFQLQPSEFLKLALALWIGYVLLRKQAMLGTWHHVFIPVVPVGALAIGTVLGGKDLGTAMVLVLILLGCLFFSGVKLRLFIIPVILGVGAVLAYALSSVDRMRRITASCDNLDLYYTDCYQSIHGIWGMASGGIFGLGLGNSQEKYGWLPAAGNDFIFAIVGEELGLIGCIVVLALFTFFTIGAFHIIRKTNDPFIRVAAGGITVWIVGQAVLNIGVVIGIFPVMGVPLPFMSQGGTALLAVLLACGVLLAFARTIPAVEPGGATQRPAAPRGSSAGRGRVTK; translated from the coding sequence ATGACGCAGGTGGCCCGCCCTCCGGGATCTGAGTCCGGCGGTCTCGCAGCCCGCGTGTCGCTCGGACGCCGCTTCGTGCCGGTGTCGAGCGAGTTCCTCATGATCGCGTCCACCGCGCTGCTGCTGACGCTGTTCGGACTCGTGATGGTGCTGTCGGCGACCAGCGCGACGGCCATCGGCAACGGCGAGAGCCCCTGGAGCGCCGCCCTGCGTCAAGGGATCTTCGCCCTGCTCGGCGTGCCGCTGATGTTCCTCGTGAGCAGGCTCCCGATCGCCTTCCTCAAGCGCATGGCCTGGCCGGCGCTGTTCGGGGCGGTCGCCCTCCAGCTGCTGGTGTTCACGCCGCTCGGAATCGCTGACGGAGGAAACCGGAACTGGATCCAGATCGCGGGGTTCCAGCTCCAGCCGTCCGAGTTCCTCAAGCTGGCCCTCGCCCTCTGGATCGGCTACGTCCTGCTTCGCAAACAGGCGATGCTCGGCACCTGGCACCACGTCTTCATCCCGGTCGTACCCGTCGGTGCGCTTGCGATCGGCACCGTGCTCGGTGGGAAGGACCTCGGTACCGCCATGGTGCTCGTCCTGATCCTGCTCGGGTGCCTGTTCTTCTCGGGAGTGAAGCTGCGGCTGTTCATCATCCCGGTGATCCTCGGCGTCGGCGCCGTGCTCGCCTACGCGCTCTCCAGCGTCGACCGCATGCGACGCATCACGGCGTCGTGCGACAACCTCGACCTGTACTACACCGACTGCTACCAGTCGATCCACGGCATCTGGGGAATGGCGAGCGGCGGGATCTTCGGTCTCGGTCTCGGCAACTCCCAGGAGAAGTACGGATGGCTGCCCGCAGCGGGCAACGACTTCATCTTCGCGATCGTCGGAGAGGAACTCGGGCTGATCGGCTGCATCGTCGTGCTGGCGCTGTTCACGTTCTTCACGATCGGTGCGTTCCACATCATCCGCAAGACGAACGATCCCTTCATCCGCGTCGCCGCGGGTGGCATCACCGTCTGGATCGTCGGACAGGCCGTGCTCAACATCGGCGTCGTGATCGGCATCTTCCCCGTCATGGGTGTTCCGCTCCCGTTCATGTCCCAGGGCGGCACCGCGCTGTTGGCGGTCCTGCTCGCCTGCGGCGTGCTGCTGGCGTTCGCGCGCACCATCCCCGCGGTCGAGCCGGGCGGCGCCACGCAGCGTCCGGCGGCTCCCCGGGGTTCTTCGGCAGGGCGGGGTAGGGTCACCAAGTGA
- the mraY gene encoding phospho-N-acetylmuramoyl-pentapeptide-transferase gives MRSLIMAAAISLAFTLFLTPVFLRLFRKWGWGQVIRTPEAVENPSHEAKRGTPTMGGVIFIAGSIVGYFTGVYVSGEQPALSALLVIWLMVGFGAVGFIDDYMKVRSQRSLGLSGWRKVIGQLLVIIPFGIVALNFPNKFGQTPASESISLFRDITWLNLFAFGIVLGWALYLAWIAVIGVATSNSVNLTDGLDGLAAGAGVIVVGAYSVIAFWQFKQPCAGGDPGSLGGCYEVRDPFNLAIIAASVAAGLIGFLWWNAPKAKVFMGDVGSMAIGGVITAMAILTRTELLLLVIAGVFVLSSGSVILQRGYFKLTRGKRLFLMSPFHHHLEMRGWAEVTIVVRLWIIAGLLAVSAVGLFYVEWLTRVG, from the coding sequence GTGAGGTCACTCATCATGGCGGCGGCGATCTCGCTCGCCTTCACACTGTTCCTGACTCCCGTCTTCCTCCGGCTCTTCCGGAAGTGGGGCTGGGGGCAGGTCATCCGCACCCCCGAGGCCGTGGAGAACCCGAGCCACGAGGCGAAACGCGGTACCCCCACGATGGGCGGCGTGATCTTCATCGCCGGCTCGATCGTCGGCTACTTCACCGGTGTCTACGTGAGCGGGGAGCAGCCTGCGTTGTCGGCGCTCCTGGTCATCTGGCTGATGGTCGGTTTCGGCGCCGTCGGATTCATCGACGACTACATGAAGGTGCGCAGCCAGCGCAGCCTGGGTCTCTCGGGCTGGCGCAAGGTGATCGGCCAACTGCTCGTGATCATCCCCTTCGGCATCGTCGCGCTCAACTTCCCGAACAAGTTCGGCCAGACGCCCGCGAGCGAGTCGATCTCGCTGTTCCGTGACATCACCTGGCTGAACCTCTTCGCGTTCGGCATCGTGCTCGGCTGGGCCCTGTACCTGGCCTGGATCGCCGTGATCGGTGTCGCGACGTCGAACAGCGTCAACCTCACCGACGGTCTCGACGGGCTCGCGGCCGGTGCCGGTGTCATCGTGGTCGGCGCGTACAGCGTCATCGCCTTCTGGCAGTTCAAGCAGCCCTGTGCCGGGGGAGACCCCGGTTCGCTCGGTGGCTGCTATGAAGTGCGCGATCCGTTCAACCTCGCGATCATCGCGGCATCCGTCGCCGCCGGTCTGATCGGCTTCCTCTGGTGGAACGCTCCCAAGGCGAAGGTCTTCATGGGCGACGTGGGCTCGATGGCCATCGGCGGCGTGATCACCGCGATGGCGATCCTCACCCGCACCGAGCTGCTGCTCCTCGTGATCGCCGGCGTGTTCGTCCTCTCGTCCGGTTCGGTGATCCTGCAGCGCGGCTACTTCAAGCTGACTCGTGGCAAGCGACTGTTCCTGATGAGCCCGTTCCATCATCACCTCGAGATGCGCGGCTGGGCTGAGGTCACGATCGTCGTGCGCCTGTGGATCATCGCGGGTCTGCTGGCGGTCTCGGCCGTCGGCCTGTTCTACGTCGAGTGGCTGACACGTGTCGGCTGA
- the rsmH gene encoding 16S rRNA (cytosine(1402)-N(4))-methyltransferase RsmH yields MNLRDIHTPVLLDRCVELLAPALQADGAVLVDATLGMGGHSEAFLERFPHIRLIGLDRDTDALRIAGERLARFTDRVTLVHTVYDEIGLHAQGASAILFDLGVSSLQLDEAERGFAYSKDAPLDMRMDQTKGITAAEVIATYNEGNLRRIFERYGEEKLAGRYARFIIDARQKKPILRSGELVEILIAATPAAAQRAGHPAKRVFQALRIEVNAELNVLADAIPSAMESLNVGGRIAVMSYQSLEDRLVKQAFAAAAASTAPAGLPVELPEHAPRFRILTKGAELADDAERARNPRAIPVRLRAAEKVRDRA; encoded by the coding sequence ATGAACCTCCGAGACATTCACACCCCCGTACTGCTCGACCGCTGCGTCGAGCTGCTCGCCCCTGCCCTGCAGGCGGACGGAGCCGTGCTCGTCGATGCCACCCTCGGCATGGGCGGACACTCCGAGGCGTTCCTGGAGCGCTTCCCCCACATCCGTCTCATCGGACTCGACCGAGACACCGATGCCCTGCGTATCGCGGGGGAGCGGCTCGCCCGCTTCACGGACCGCGTCACGCTCGTCCACACCGTCTACGACGAGATCGGGTTGCACGCACAGGGAGCCTCTGCGATCCTCTTCGACCTCGGCGTCTCCTCGCTGCAGCTCGACGAGGCCGAGCGCGGCTTCGCGTACTCCAAGGATGCGCCGCTCGACATGCGGATGGACCAGACCAAGGGCATCACCGCCGCCGAGGTCATCGCGACCTACAACGAGGGCAACCTCCGGCGCATCTTCGAGCGCTACGGAGAGGAGAAGCTCGCCGGTCGGTACGCGCGCTTCATCATCGACGCCCGTCAGAAGAAGCCGATCCTGCGCTCGGGCGAGCTCGTCGAGATCCTGATCGCGGCGACGCCGGCGGCCGCCCAGCGTGCCGGACACCCGGCCAAGCGGGTCTTCCAGGCGCTGCGCATCGAGGTGAACGCCGAACTCAACGTGCTCGCCGACGCCATCCCGTCTGCCATGGAGTCGCTGAACGTCGGCGGGCGTATCGCCGTGATGTCGTATCAGTCGCTCGAGGACCGCCTCGTGAAGCAGGCATTCGCGGCTGCTGCGGCGTCGACCGCCCCCGCAGGGCTTCCCGTCGAACTGCCGGAGCACGCCCCTCGATTCCGCATCCTCACCAAGGGGGCCGAGTTGGCGGACGACGCCGAACGCGCACGCAATCCCCGGGCGATCCCGGTGCGCCTGCGTGCCGCGGAGAAGGTCAGGGACCGCGCATGA
- a CDS encoding UDP-N-acetylglucosamine--N-acetylmuramyl-(pentapeptide) pyrophosphoryl-undecaprenol N-acetylglucosamine transferase: MTSYLLAGGGTAGHVNPLLAVADGLRARDPQADVLVLGTAEGLESRLVPARGYELLIVDKVPFPRRPNRQAAAFPGRFRRAIAQVRAHIRQHGIDVVVGFGGYASAPAYVAARRERIPFVVHEANAKPGLANVLGARWAAAVGVAFDGTPLRGGEVVGMPLRREVIALDRAALRGEAAAAFGLDADRPVLLVFGGSLGAQRLNEALADSWRDILDAGWQLLHVTGERSDMPDPGVPGYSLRRYVDRMDLAFALADLIVSRSGSATVSEVSALGIPALYVPYSVGNGEQRLNAGSAVAAGAAELLDDATFDGDAVRRIVVPLLHDRDRIATMATAAEKVGTRTGTENVIALIDRAVGAPN, from the coding sequence GTGACCTCGTACTTGCTCGCCGGCGGAGGAACCGCCGGCCATGTCAACCCCCTGCTCGCCGTCGCCGATGGGCTGCGTGCGCGCGACCCTCAGGCCGATGTGCTCGTCCTCGGCACCGCCGAAGGGCTGGAATCCCGGCTCGTCCCCGCCCGCGGCTACGAGTTGCTCATCGTCGACAAGGTCCCCTTCCCGCGCCGGCCCAACCGGCAGGCGGCGGCGTTCCCCGGCCGCTTCCGCCGGGCCATCGCCCAGGTGCGCGCACACATCCGCCAGCACGGCATCGACGTGGTCGTCGGCTTCGGGGGCTACGCCTCCGCGCCCGCCTACGTCGCGGCCCGTCGCGAGCGCATCCCCTTCGTCGTGCATGAGGCCAATGCGAAGCCCGGTCTCGCCAACGTCCTGGGGGCGCGCTGGGCCGCCGCCGTGGGCGTGGCGTTCGACGGCACCCCTCTGCGCGGTGGCGAGGTCGTCGGGATGCCACTGCGCCGCGAAGTCATCGCGCTGGACCGTGCCGCGCTCCGCGGGGAGGCGGCCGCCGCCTTCGGACTCGACGCCGACCGACCCGTCCTGCTCGTGTTCGGCGGGTCGCTCGGAGCGCAGCGCCTGAACGAGGCTCTGGCGGATTCCTGGCGTGACATCCTCGACGCCGGCTGGCAGCTGCTGCACGTCACGGGCGAGCGCAGCGACATGCCCGACCCCGGCGTGCCGGGATATTCTCTGCGCCGCTACGTCGACCGGATGGATCTGGCCTTCGCGCTCGCGGATCTGATCGTGTCGCGCTCGGGTTCGGCGACCGTCAGCGAAGTGAGCGCTCTGGGAATCCCCGCCCTCTATGTGCCGTACTCCGTGGGGAACGGTGAGCAGCGCCTCAACGCCGGCTCCGCCGTCGCTGCGGGGGCCGCGGAACTGCTCGACGACGCCACGTTCGACGGCGACGCGGTCCGGCGGATCGTCGTGCCGTTGCTCCATGACCGCGACCGCATCGCCACGATGGCGACGGCGGCCGAGAAGGTCGGCACCCGCACCGGCACCGAGAACGTGATCGCGCTCATCGATCGCGCCGTCGGTGCCCCGAACTAG